A single genomic interval of Apteryx mantelli isolate bAptMan1 chromosome 19, bAptMan1.hap1, whole genome shotgun sequence harbors:
- the PCTP gene encoding phosphatidylcholine transfer protein isoform X3: MEEAPPRGFSEEQFRAACRELDQPAPAAAGGAWQLLVESMGVRIYRLLHEQSGLYEYKVFGGLADCPPELCADVYMDLDFRKQWDQYVKELYEKTYDGEKIIYWEVKYPFPLSNRDYVYIRECRVMDVDGRKIWVVLAQSVSVPQCPEKPGIIRVKSYKQSLAIESDGKTGSKEWCAYFLEGHAKSLP; the protein is encoded by the exons ATGGaggaggcgccgccgcggggcttcTCGGAGGAGCAGTTTCGGGCCGCCTGCCGGGAGCTGGACcagccggcgccggcggcggcggggggcgcctgGCAGCTGCTGGTGGAGAGCATGGGCGTGCGGATCTACCGGCTGCTCCACGAG CAGTCAGGACTTTATGAATACAAAGTCTTTGGTGGTCTTGCTGACTGTCCACCAGAACTGTGTGCAGATGTCtatatggatttagattttagaaaACAGTGGGATCAATACGTTAAAG AACTGTATGAGAAAACTTATGATGGTGAAAAAATAATCTACTGGGAAGTGAAGTACCCTTTCCCTCTCTCAAACAGAGAT TATGTCTATATTCGTGAATGTCGAGTGATGGATGTTGATGGGCGGAAGATCTGGGTTGTGTTAGCTCAAAGTGTGTCTGTTCCTCAGTGCCCAGAAAAGCCTGGTATAATCAGAGTTAAAAGCTATAAACAAAGTCTCGCAATTGAAAGTGATGGCAAGACTGGATCTAAAG AGTGGTGTGCCTACTTTCTTGAAGGACATGCAAAAAGCTTGCCATAA
- the PCTP gene encoding phosphatidylcholine transfer protein isoform X2: MEEAPPRGFSEEQFRAACRELDQPAPAAAGGAWQLLVESMGVRIYRLLHESGLYEYKVFGGLADCPPELCADVYMDLDFRKQWDQYVKELYEKTYDGEKIIYWEVKYPFPLSNRDYVYIRECRVMDVDGRKIWVVLAQSVSVPQCPEKPGIIRVKSYKQSLAIESDGKTGSKVYMYYFDNPGGMIPSWLVNWAAKSGVPTFLKDMQKACHNYSKST; the protein is encoded by the exons ATGGaggaggcgccgccgcggggcttcTCGGAGGAGCAGTTTCGGGCCGCCTGCCGGGAGCTGGACcagccggcgccggcggcggcggggggcgcctgGCAGCTGCTGGTGGAGAGCATGGGCGTGCGGATCTACCGGCTGCTCCACGAG TCAGGACTTTATGAATACAAAGTCTTTGGTGGTCTTGCTGACTGTCCACCAGAACTGTGTGCAGATGTCtatatggatttagattttagaaaACAGTGGGATCAATACGTTAAAG AACTGTATGAGAAAACTTATGATGGTGAAAAAATAATCTACTGGGAAGTGAAGTACCCTTTCCCTCTCTCAAACAGAGAT TATGTCTATATTCGTGAATGTCGAGTGATGGATGTTGATGGGCGGAAGATCTGGGTTGTGTTAGCTCAAAGTGTGTCTGTTCCTCAGTGCCCAGAAAAGCCTGGTATAATCAGAGTTAAAAGCTATAAACAAAGTCTCGCAATTGAAAGTGATGGCAAGACTGGATCTAAAG TCTATATGTACTATTTTGATAATCCTGGCGGCATGATTCCATCATGGCTGGTCAACTGGGCTGCCAAG AGTGGTGTGCCTACTTTCTTGAAGGACATGCAAAAAGCTTGCCATAATTATTCCAAGAGCACATAG
- the TMEM100 gene encoding transmembrane protein 100, with protein sequence MTNEPIKEILGAPKHPDPVTAEKSNNNDCVITTIPLVSECQLTAATGGAELSCYRCTIPFGVVILIAGIVVTAVAYSFNSHGSIISVFGLVLLSSGLLLLASSAVCWKIRQQNKKAKRRESQTALVAHQRTLFG encoded by the coding sequence ATGACAAACGAACCTATTAAAGAGATCCTGGGAGCGCCAAAGCATCCCGATCCTGTAACCGCTGAGAAGAGCAATAACAATGACTGTGTAATAACCACCATCCCCCTGGTCAGCGAATGCCAGCTGACGGCAGCGACGGGGGGAGCAGAGCTCTCCTGCTACCGCTGCACCATCCCCTTCGGCGTGGTCATCCTCATAGCCGGCATCGTGGTTACGGCTGTGGCGTACAGCTTCAATTCCCATGGATCGATCATCTCGGTGTTTGGATTGGTCCTCTTGTCATCGGGACTCCTTTTGCTGGCTTCTAGCGCAGTGTGCTGGAAAATCAGGCAGCAAAATAAGAAAGCGAAGAGGCGGGAGAGTCAGACAGCACTTGTGGCACATCAGCGGACCTTGTTTGGGTAA
- the PCTP gene encoding phosphatidylcholine transfer protein isoform X1 encodes MEEAPPRGFSEEQFRAACRELDQPAPAAAGGAWQLLVESMGVRIYRLLHEQSGLYEYKVFGGLADCPPELCADVYMDLDFRKQWDQYVKELYEKTYDGEKIIYWEVKYPFPLSNRDYVYIRECRVMDVDGRKIWVVLAQSVSVPQCPEKPGIIRVKSYKQSLAIESDGKTGSKVYMYYFDNPGGMIPSWLVNWAAKSGVPTFLKDMQKACHNYSKST; translated from the exons ATGGaggaggcgccgccgcggggcttcTCGGAGGAGCAGTTTCGGGCCGCCTGCCGGGAGCTGGACcagccggcgccggcggcggcggggggcgcctgGCAGCTGCTGGTGGAGAGCATGGGCGTGCGGATCTACCGGCTGCTCCACGAG CAGTCAGGACTTTATGAATACAAAGTCTTTGGTGGTCTTGCTGACTGTCCACCAGAACTGTGTGCAGATGTCtatatggatttagattttagaaaACAGTGGGATCAATACGTTAAAG AACTGTATGAGAAAACTTATGATGGTGAAAAAATAATCTACTGGGAAGTGAAGTACCCTTTCCCTCTCTCAAACAGAGAT TATGTCTATATTCGTGAATGTCGAGTGATGGATGTTGATGGGCGGAAGATCTGGGTTGTGTTAGCTCAAAGTGTGTCTGTTCCTCAGTGCCCAGAAAAGCCTGGTATAATCAGAGTTAAAAGCTATAAACAAAGTCTCGCAATTGAAAGTGATGGCAAGACTGGATCTAAAG TCTATATGTACTATTTTGATAATCCTGGCGGCATGATTCCATCATGGCTGGTCAACTGGGCTGCCAAG AGTGGTGTGCCTACTTTCTTGAAGGACATGCAAAAAGCTTGCCATAATTATTCCAAGAGCACATAG